AAGGATGACCGTCTGTAATATGAGCATCGAAGCAGGGGCAAAGGCGGGGCTGATCAGTCCCGATGAAACGACGTTTGCCTATTTGGAAGGCAGGAGATATCTTCCACAGGATAGATCATTTGAACAATGCAAAGCAGATTGGACTGGGTTGAAGAGCGATGAAGACGCGATCTATGACCACAGAATCCATGTGAAAGGGGAAGAGATCGAGCCCCATGTCACATGGGGAACAAATCCAGGCATGGGCGCCGGAATTTCAAGGTCCGTCCCTCATCCAGAAGACTACAGTGACCCGTCTGACAGAGACGGGGTGGAGCGGGCCCTCGATTATATGGGACTCGAAGCGGGGATGAGGATGGAAGACATCCCTGTTGATTATGTGTTCATCGGTTCCTGTACCAATTCACGTCTAAGTGATCTGAGGGCGGCGGCCGAGGTCGTGAAGGGACAAAAGGTCCATGCCGGGGTAACGGCACTGGTCGTGCCTGGATCTTTTAAAGTGAAACAGGCGGCAGAAGAAGAAGGGCTCGATCTCATTTTCAAAGAAGCCGGATTCCAGTGGAGGGAAGCAGGATGCAGCATGTGCCTTGCCATGAACGATGACATCGTCCCTCCCGGCAAGCGCTGCGCTTCGACGTCCAACCGGAACTTTGAAGGCAGGCAAGGTAACGGATCAAGAACACACCTGTTAAGCCCGTCCATGGCTGCCGCGGCTGCCGTGACCGGAAAGCTGACCGATGTGAGGAAACTGGAGAAAATGCCGATTTCATAGGAGGTGTACAAGTGGCAATCAATCATGTGGAAGGAAGGGTATTTCCTTTAAGGCGTGACAACGTCGATACAGACCAGATCATCCCGAAGCAATTCCTGAAACGAATCGAGCGGAAGGGCTTCGGTCAGTACTTGTTTTATCATTGGCGATTTGAAGACGATGGGAAATCGCTCAGAAGCGATTTTGCCCTTGATACACCGAGATATCAGGATGCCGAAATCCTTCTTGGAGGCAAAAATTTCGGCTGCGGATCTTCAAGGGAACACGCACCGTGGGCCCTTCAGGATTTTGGATTCAAGGTCATACTTGCGAAAAGCTTTGCGGATATCTTTTTTAACAACTGCTTGAAAAATGGAATCCTGCCTATCCGGCTAGACGATGCCATCGTGGATGCGTTCATGAAAAATGAACGACAGTCCGATTCCTATACAATTGACGTCTCACTTGAGAAACAGGAGATAAGAGATTCTGAAGGGCTGACCGCCCGGTTTGAAATCGATCCGTACTGGAAGACGATGCTCCTGAAGGGGCTTGACGAAATAGATTTGACCCTGCATTACGGCACAAAAATCGAAGAATACGAAAACAAATA
The nucleotide sequence above comes from Bacillus sp. KH172YL63. Encoded proteins:
- the leuC gene encoding 3-isopropylmalate dehydratase large subunit, which produces MAGKNIIEKIWEKHIVHREQGKPDLLYIDLHLVHEVTSPQAFEGLRIKERSVRRPDLTYATMDHNVPTRERHIIRDEIARLQMDTLKRNCEEFGVTLADIDHPDQGIVHVIGPELGLTQPGKTIVCGDSHTSTHGAFGALAFGIGTSEVEHVLATQTLWQSKPKTLQVEVSGETGFGVTAKDVILHIISAHGVGFGTGYVIEFTGDVIRNLTMEERMTVCNMSIEAGAKAGLISPDETTFAYLEGRRYLPQDRSFEQCKADWTGLKSDEDAIYDHRIHVKGEEIEPHVTWGTNPGMGAGISRSVPHPEDYSDPSDRDGVERALDYMGLEAGMRMEDIPVDYVFIGSCTNSRLSDLRAAAEVVKGQKVHAGVTALVVPGSFKVKQAAEEEGLDLIFKEAGFQWREAGCSMCLAMNDDIVPPGKRCASTSNRNFEGRQGNGSRTHLLSPSMAAAAAVTGKLTDVRKLEKMPIS
- the leuD gene encoding 3-isopropylmalate dehydratase small subunit, producing the protein MAINHVEGRVFPLRRDNVDTDQIIPKQFLKRIERKGFGQYLFYHWRFEDDGKSLRSDFALDTPRYQDAEILLGGKNFGCGSSREHAPWALQDFGFKVILAKSFADIFFNNCLKNGILPIRLDDAIVDAFMKNERQSDSYTIDVSLEKQEIRDSEGLTARFEIDPYWKTMLLKGLDEIDLTLHYGTKIEEYENKYEVSDLGI